Part of the Rhizobium lentis genome, GCTCCTTCAGGATTGGGAAAAGGTCATAGATGGTTTCGAGCGTCCACGGTCCACCGGCGCGTCTGCCATAGCCGCCGATCTGAAGGTTTTCCTCGACGCTGAGAGACGGAAAGAGTTTGCGGCCCTCCGGCACCAGCGCGATGCCGCGGCGCACGACGTCGGGCGCGCCGATCGCGCCGATCGCCTGGCCACGATGCAGGACCATCTCCGGCAGATTGGCGATCACCCCGGCAATCGACCGCATCAGGGTCGACTTACCGGCGCCATTGGCCCCGATTACCGCGATGGTTTCACCGGCATCCAGCCGCATATCGACGCCGAAGATCGCCTGGAAATCGCCGTAGAAGGCCGTCAGCCGCTTCGTTTCGATGAGGCTCGTCATCAAACTTCCATCCCGAGATAGATTTCGCGGACCTCGCGCGATGCCATGATCGCATCTGGTTCACCGATGCCGATGACCCGGCCAAAATTGAGAACGAGAATACGTTCCACAACAGCGGTCAGGGCATGTAGCACGTGCTCGATCCAGATGATCGCAATCCCGCGCTGATGGACGCGCTTGATCGTCGCTACCAGCTGGCGGCATTCGCCCTCGGTCAGCCCTCCGGCGATTTCGTCGAGCAACAGAAGCTTCGGCTGGGTCGCGAGCGCCCGCGCCAACTCCAGCCGCTTGCGCTCCAGAAGCGTCAGCGACGACGCGGGCCTGTTTGCCTTGGCGATCAGCCCGGTCTCGACAAGAATGTCGGCGCAAATGGCGGTGACGTCGCTCTCCCTTTGCTGCGTGCCGAAAGCACCGGCAACGAGGAGATTCTCATAGACCGTCAGGCGTTCGAAAGGCTGCGGGATCTGGAATGTGCGTCCCATGCCCGCCAGGCAACGCTGCATCGGCGGCAAACGGGTCACGTCATGCCCATCGAGCTCTATGGAACCGGAGGCAACCGCGAGATTGCCATTGATCAGGTTGAACAGCGTCGACTTGCCGGCCCCATTGGGACCGATAATGCCGAGCGCTTCGCCGGGCGCGACCGAAAAGTCGACCCCTTCGGCGACGACGAGCGCGCCGAAGGATTTCGAGACATCCTTGAGTTCCAGAATGGCCATGATTATTCTCCGCGCGACCGCCCGGCTCGCAAGCCAGGCAGTTCTACGCCCTTACGCCAGTGCCTCGAGGTTGCCGCCGAGCGGCACGTTCGGAGCGAGGCCGTTTTCGACAACCACCAGATCGTAGCCACCGCCGGATTTCAGACGCCACTGGCCACCGACGAGCGGGGTTTTGGCGACGTTCTTCTGGGCAAAGGGCGGCAGTTTCTCGTTGCCCCAGGCAATCGGCCCGACCAGCGTGTCGAGCTTTGTTTCGCCGATCGCCTTGGCGACGGCGTCGCCGTCGCCGACATCCTCGGCGCGTTTCATGACATCCACCGCCAGCTCGAAGAGTGCATGGGCAAAGCCGATCGGCTGCGTCCAGGGACGGTTGGTCTCCCTGGTAAAGGCATCGGCGACCGCCGCAGTTGTCTCACCGGTCAGCGACGACTTGAACGGATGGCTCGGCGTCCACCAGACTTCGGTCGACAGGTTGTGACCCGCATCACCCAGCGCTTCAACCGTCTGCGGGAAGAGAAGCGCCTTGCCGATCGAGGCGATCTTCGGCGTCAGGCCTTGCTGCTTTGCCTGGTTCCAGAACGTCGTGAGGTCGGGCGGGATCATGACGCCGGTCAGAATGTCGGTGCGCGCCTGCTTGAAAGCGTTGATCTGCGCCGAAAAATCGTCGGTCAGGTTCTGGTAGCGACCGGTATCCGTCAGGCCATAGCCGAGTTTTTCCAGAACCGGCGGGAAGCCCACAACTTTGTCGCCCCAGGCATTGCCGTCGCCGTCATTCGGGAACAGGCCGCCGATCTTCTTGTTGGTCTCGATCTGACCCCACATGCCGGTGAAGACGGCAATGATATCCTCGAGCCCCCAAAAGAAATGATAGGCATAGTCGAACGGCTTCCATGAGGCTGGGTCACCGGGGTTGCCCTGCTGGCCGATGAACCACGGCTGCCAAGGCGCCACCGTCGAAATGCAGGGCATCTGCTCGCCTTCGCATGTAGTGGAAACCGGGTTGGTCGTCTCCGGCGTGGACGATACCAGCATCAGGTTGACCTGGTCGTCGACGATAAGTTCCTTCGCCACCTCGGCGGCGCGGTTGGGATTGGACTGACTATCCTTGACCACAACCTCGTAGTTCAGCCCAAGCTTCTTCGTCGTCGCCAAGAACGAGTTGATGACGAATTTGTCTGCTTCGCCGAAACCTGCCAGCGGACCGGTCTGCGGACTGACATAGCCAAGTTTGATAGCCTTGTCCTGGGCAATAGCCGGCGCCGAAAGGCCGGACGTTGCGATGAGCGCACCGCCAGCGGCGGCCGTTTTCAGAAGATCGCGTCTCGTAAACATGCTTCCTCCCATTTCACTCTCCTCCCAAAGAGCGCGTGCCGCGGCGTTCAATTGGCCGGGCGCCGGCCTTCCCAAGCATCCTGTAAAAGCATTCGGATCGAGTCCCGGCCGATGGGCCGGGGATTCCAGTAGGGGTTCTCGACCGCAATCGATGCGGCGCGATCGAGATCGGCCTCCGTCAATCCAAATTCCTTGAGCGACAGCGGCGCACCGATCGCCCTGGCGAAGTCCCAGAGCCCGCCGCCGATCGAGCCCTCGAAGATCTCAGCCGCACCCGCCAACTCCGGCTCCGCGGCAATTGCATTGAAGGCAGCCGTATGCGGCAGCATCACTGCATGCGTTTCCGCATGCGGCGTATCAAAGGAGCCGCCGAGCGTGTGGCAGATCTTATGATGCAGGGCCATGCCGACGGTACCGAGCACCGTACCGCACAGCCAGGCGCCGTAAAGCGCGTCGCTGCGGGCCTCTTCGTCCCCTGGTGATTTGATGATGACGGGCAAACTGCGGGCAAAGGCGCGCAAGCCTTCGAGAGCCATCAGCGTCGAGATGGGATTGCGGTCCTGTGCATAGAGACCCTCGACGGCATGGGCCATCGCGTTCAGGCCGCTGGTTATGCTCATTGACACCGGCAGCCCGTACGTCAGCGCCGGATCGTAAATAACGATCTCCGGGAGAATCTTCGCGTCACGCACCGTCGTCTTGCGCCCGCCCTCCGTCTGTCCGAGGATCGGCGTCACCTCCGACCCCGCATAGGTCGTCGGTACCACGATCTGCAGGATGTCGGTGCGATAGGCGATCGCCTTGCCGAGCCCGGTCGTCGATCCACCGCCGAGCGAAACGACACAATCCGCCCCCGTCTCGGTGACCACCTTCATTGCCGCATCCGTAACATCGACAGGCGTATGCATGGCCGCACCGGCAAAGACGCCGCAGCCGAGCTCGCCGATCTCCAGCGCCAGAGCCTCGGCATCGGCCTTCTGATGTGGCGTCGAGAGTACCAATGCGCGCCGGCATCCGGATTTTGCGATCCACTCGCCGACGGCGGCTTTGGAACCCACGCCGAACACGATCCGGGCCGGACTGCCCACAAAGGAAAATGCTCTGCTCATGACGCCCTCCCCGGCCTGGAACGCACCATGACGAAGGTGAGCTCGACCGCTTGGCCGCGCTTGCCGCCGACCTCTACAGGCTCGAACCTGGCAATGAGTTCCGGCCGGACGCCGAACAGCGCGTCCTCGCCAAGATGCGGATCGCGGGAATCGTAGATATGTGTGGTGATCGTCTCAAAGCCCTTGGCGCGCACCACGAAATGCAGATGCGCCGGACGGTGAAGGGGATATCCCGCTCCTGAAAGCAGGCGGCCGACAGGGCCATCGCTCGGAACGCCGTAACCAGCTGGCACGACGGACCGATAGTGAAAGCGCCCCTCTGCATTCGTGCGAAACAGCCCACGCAGGTTGTGCTCCGGCTGAAGGTCCGGCTGCTGGTTCTCGTAAAAGCCCTCGGCGTTGGCCTGCCAGGTGACGACTTCGGCATCGGCGATCGGCAGGCCGTCGAGATCCTGGACGCGGACCGATACCACGAGCGGCTCACCCTTGCCGTCGATGGAAATCGACGATCCGGGCGCGCGCGCCGGCGCGTTGTCGCGATAGAAGGGTCCGCGGATGGTATTCGGGGTGGCGCCCTTGGGACGGCGGGAATTGATTTCCTCGACCAGAGCCGACGCGCCGATCAGGTCCGAGAGAAGCACCCATTCCTGGCGCCGTTCGTCGGAGGCATGCCCGACCTCGGTCAGAAAAAGTAGAACCTTGCGCCAGTCGTCCTGAGTGGGGCGGAACTCCTTGATCAGCTCGTGGACATGCATGACGGCTGCGGCGATCAGCTCGGCAAGCTTGCCGTTCCTGTTCGCCGGAAAACGCTCGGCAAAGGCTTGCGACGAGGTCGCCTCGCTGAATGTGAGCGCCTGGGTTTGCGCAGCCATGCTCATCTCCTCCCGATGGACATGCGGCAAAGTAGCATAGGGAAATAGATGCATTGATGATTTAGTTACCGTTCAATATAACATATTGCTATGAAACTGGATGAACGCCATCTCATGCAGCTCGCCGCCGTCGTCAAGGCCGGGGGCGTAACCGAGGGTGCTGCCCTGCTCGGCATGGCGCAGCCGGCCGTGTCGCGAACGCTGTCGATGCTGGAAAAGCGTCTGGGCGAGCCACTTTTTATTAAGGGCCGCAGGCCACTGCAGCCAACCCCATTCGGCCTGTCGCTTGCCGAGCATGGCCTAGTGATGCTTGCCGCTTCCCGCAAGGCATCCGATCTGGTCGACAGTTTCAGGGTCGGCCGCAGCGGCACCGTACGGGTTGGCGGCACGCCGTTCTTCATGGACGCCCTGATCGCCCAGCTTTGCGCCGAGTTCCAGCAGACGCATCCGGACGTTCGCATCGACCAGAGCTACGGATACTTCCCCGATCTCAGGGCGGCGCTGAAGGCTGACCAGATCGACATTGCCATCTGCCCGATCGATATTCTCGACGAAGGATCCGGCCTTGAGTTCCAGCAGATCCTCCCGGGACGCAATGTGATCGCCTGCCGCTCGACGCATCCGCTGCTTCTGAAGCGCCGGCCGCAGCCGAGCCATCTTCTGGAATACCCATGGATTGCGCCGCCACCGGGCAGTCCACTGCTCGCCGATCTGCGCGCCCTGCTTCTGTCCTTTGGCGCCACCGAGCTGAAGATCCGTTATTCCGGCGGTTCGCTGATGGGTGTCATCAATTACCTGAAGGCTGCAGACGCGCTGACAGTGATGCCACACAGTGTCGTGTTCGCGCAGCGCAAGGAAAAGGCGATCACGGCACTACCGATCACCATCCCGCACCCCGAGCGGGCGCTCGCCATCCTCAAGCGCACCGACGCACCTCGCTCGCCTGCTGTCGACCACTTCGCAGGCTTCATCCGCACTGGTTTTGAGAGCCTGCGTCATCTTATCAAGCGTCACGAAGAAGCGGTGATCTGGGGGCAGTAGTTGCGCAGCGCGTACCCACCGCCTGCTTAACCCTGCTACGCTCAGGCAAGGTCGACCGTTAGGGAACTCATGTTACCGTCAAGCCATCCTGCCGGCGCCGCTGAGCGACAACTTCGCTGCCATGGCGCTCGAATGGGTCCCGAGTGATCGACAGCCCTGCCCACCACCGGGCGCTGTAGGTCCGCCTCCCCGCGCGAATGGCGAAGATCCAGTTCAGCAGTTCTGCGTCGATTCCTCAAGCTGTGCATTGATGATCACGCCTCGGCGAGTTGGGGCGCACGTGGCTGCGTGATGGCGAACACAATCAGGCCAAGAAACGTGAGGGCGAAGCCGGCCCAGACTGCAGAAAGGAGGCCAAATCCCGCGGCGATTGCCGCCCCGCCGGCCCAGGCGCCGATGGCGTTGGCAACATTGAGTGCCGCGAGGTTCATGGCGCCCATCAATGTCGGCGCTTCCGGGGCAAAGCTTGTTAACCTCACTTGGATCGTGGGGATCGCAATCATCATCGTGGTGCCGACACCGAAGAGGCCGGTCATGAGCAGCACAACATTGCCGCCGAAGGATGCAAGAAATGCGAGCACGATCAACGCTCCGCCGAAACCGATGATGAGCCCCCTCGAGGGGTGGCTATCGGCAAGCCGTCCGCCAATCAGATTGCCTAGCGTCATGCCGATACCGAAAAGAGCGAGCGCTGGTGGAATCCAGGCCTGGTCTATCCCTGCAATATCGGTCACGAATGGCCCAATGAAGGTGTAAACGGCAAAAATGCTGGCGATCCCCAGCGCGGCGACGAGCATCATGTTCCAGACAGATGCGCGACGAAGCGAGCTCAACTCTTGCGCGATCGGTCCGCCATTCAACGCGTCAGTCCGCGGTACCCATACCGACAGCGCCAGGAGCGCCAGAAAACCTACGCCGGCAACGGCGAAATAGGTGTTCCGCCAACCGAGATTCTGCCCGAGGAAGGTAGCGACTGGAGAACCGATGATCGTTGCGACGGTAAGCCCTGTCATGACAAGCGCAAAAGCCTTGCCGCCGTGTCCAGGGCCAACGATGTAGGAGGCGACGACAGCGCCGGCCCCGAAATAGGCGCCTTGGGGCATCCCGCTGACGAAGCGGGCGAAGGCGAACATGCCGAGATTGACTGCGATCGCCGAGAGTACGTTGCCAACGATGAAAATGCAGAGCAACGCCAGGAGCAGAGTCTTCCGGTTGAAGCGGGCAGCCGCCAGAGTGACGAGCGGAGCCCCGATCACGACGCCAAAGGCATAGGCGGTGATCGCGTTCGTCGCCACCGGTATGCTGATATCAAGGCTTTCGGCAAAGAGCTGCAGAACCCCCATGCTGGCGAATTCGGAGGTTCCGATGCAGAAGCTTCCAAGGGCAAGTGCAAACAAAGTCAGGCCCCGGCGCCGATGCTGCGTCTTGTCCGTGCAATGGGAACTGACTGCCTTACATTGAGGTTCAAATGCTTTTTGGAGCATGCTCGAACTCCTGTGCACCGCTTCAGGGTGGGTTGATGATTGCCGGCCTCGATCCGCGTCGAACCTCGCCAATTCAGGCGCGGCCGCGATGCCGTCGGGCGACCCTCAGGGCATCAGAATTTCACGACCGCCCGCCCGACAACCTTATTGTCCCGTTGCAGATCGAGATATTCGTTGATCTCATCGAAACTGATCGTCTTGATCGTGTGTTGGATTTTGCCTGCGGCGGCGAGCGCCATCACCTCGTTGAGGTCGGCGTTATTGCCCCAGAAAGACCCATGAAACGTCTGCTCGCCGGAAACTCGCGGGAACAACGGAATGTCGATGCGATCGGCAATGAAGCCGACATCGGCATAGTGGCCACTGATCGCCAATAAGGCGAAACCCAGTTGCATCATCTCACGGGCGCCGGCGCAATCGATGATTGCATCGAGCTTGTCCTGCCCGGTGGCCTTCTTGAGCTCCTTGCCGATATCGCCAGCGGACTTGCCTTTGATATCGATGATGTGGTCGGCTCCATAGCCCTTTGCGATGGCCAGCTTGTCCGGATTGCGGGCGAATGCAACGACGGCCGCACCACCGCCAAGCAGCTTGGCATATTGTACCGCATAGGCACCGAGGCCGCCGATGCCGAACACGCCGATCACCCGATCAGGCCCGAGGCCACCAGCATCGCGGATC contains:
- a CDS encoding ABC transporter ATP-binding protein — encoded protein: MAILELKDVSKSFGALVVAEGVDFSVAPGEALGIIGPNGAGKSTLFNLINGNLAVASGSIELDGHDVTRLPPMQRCLAGMGRTFQIPQPFERLTVYENLLVAGAFGTQQRESDVTAICADILVETGLIAKANRPASSLTLLERKRLELARALATQPKLLLLDEIAGGLTEGECRQLVATIKRVHQRGIAIIWIEHVLHALTAVVERILVLNFGRVIGIGEPDAIMASREVREIYLGMEV
- a CDS encoding ABC transporter substrate-binding protein — its product is MFTRRDLLKTAAAGGALIATSGLSAPAIAQDKAIKLGYVSPQTGPLAGFGEADKFVINSFLATTKKLGLNYEVVVKDSQSNPNRAAEVAKELIVDDQVNLMLVSSTPETTNPVSTTCEGEQMPCISTVAPWQPWFIGQQGNPGDPASWKPFDYAYHFFWGLEDIIAVFTGMWGQIETNKKIGGLFPNDGDGNAWGDKVVGFPPVLEKLGYGLTDTGRYQNLTDDFSAQINAFKQARTDILTGVMIPPDLTTFWNQAKQQGLTPKIASIGKALLFPQTVEALGDAGHNLSTEVWWTPSHPFKSSLTGETTAAVADAFTRETNRPWTQPIGFAHALFELAVDVMKRAEDVGDGDAVAKAIGETKLDTLVGPIAWGNEKLPPFAQKNVAKTPLVGGQWRLKSGGGYDLVVVENGLAPNVPLGGNLEALA
- a CDS encoding ABC transporter ATP-binding protein; protein product: MTSLIETKRLTAFYGDFQAIFGVDMRLDAGETIAVIGANGAGKSTLMRSIAGVIANLPEMVLHRGQAIGAIGAPDVVRRGIALVPEGRKLFPSLSVEENLQIGGYGRRAGGPWTLETIYDLFPILKERRRYPATALSGGQQQMVAIGRALMSNPEVLLCDELSLGLAPVVIRDIYAAFSKIRASGAAIIIVEQDIAQALKVADRVYCMMEGRITLTGRPSELERAAIHSAYFGADNHELA
- a CDS encoding NAD(P)-dependent alcohol dehydrogenase, which produces MRAARILQYRKPLVLEEIAVPDIKADEVLVKVAACGMCRSDVLLVDGFFQNYGDIPPPVIPGHEITGTIEKIGDVVLKAAGLEEGDHVVVAPGWGDGVCRHCQVGNTHICANVRWPGFGTYGGFAEYIPVPARYVIKVAKHLKFEELAPLTDAGLTPYRGIKKIRDAGGLGPDRVIGVFGIGGLGAYAVQYAKLLGGGAAVVAFARNPDKLAIAKGYGADHIIDIKGKSAGDIGKELKKATGQDKLDAIIDCAGAREMMQLGFALLAISGHYADVGFIADRIDIPLFPRVSGEQTFHGSFWGNNADLNEVMALAAAGKIQHTIKTISFDEINEYLDLQRDNKVVGRAVVKF
- a CDS encoding MFS transporter, translating into MLQKAFEPQCKAVSSHCTDKTQHRRRGLTLFALALGSFCIGTSEFASMGVLQLFAESLDISIPVATNAITAYAFGVVIGAPLVTLAAARFNRKTLLLALLCIFIVGNVLSAIAVNLGMFAFARFVSGMPQGAYFGAGAVVASYIVGPGHGGKAFALVMTGLTVATIIGSPVATFLGQNLGWRNTYFAVAGVGFLALLALSVWVPRTDALNGGPIAQELSSLRRASVWNMMLVAALGIASIFAVYTFIGPFVTDIAGIDQAWIPPALALFGIGMTLGNLIGGRLADSHPSRGLIIGFGGALIVLAFLASFGGNVVLLMTGLFGVGTTMMIAIPTIQVRLTSFAPEAPTLMGAMNLAALNVANAIGAWAGGAAIAAGFGLLSAVWAGFALTFLGLIVFAITQPRAPQLAEA
- a CDS encoding dioxygenase; the encoded protein is MAAQTQALTFSEATSSQAFAERFPANRNGKLAELIAAAVMHVHELIKEFRPTQDDWRKVLLFLTEVGHASDERRQEWVLLSDLIGASALVEEINSRRPKGATPNTIRGPFYRDNAPARAPGSSISIDGKGEPLVVSVRVQDLDGLPIADAEVVTWQANAEGFYENQQPDLQPEHNLRGLFRTNAEGRFHYRSVVPAGYGVPSDGPVGRLLSGAGYPLHRPAHLHFVVRAKGFETITTHIYDSRDPHLGEDALFGVRPELIARFEPVEVGGKRGQAVELTFVMVRSRPGRAS
- a CDS encoding LysR family transcriptional regulator translates to MKLDERHLMQLAAVVKAGGVTEGAALLGMAQPAVSRTLSMLEKRLGEPLFIKGRRPLQPTPFGLSLAEHGLVMLAASRKASDLVDSFRVGRSGTVRVGGTPFFMDALIAQLCAEFQQTHPDVRIDQSYGYFPDLRAALKADQIDIAICPIDILDEGSGLEFQQILPGRNVIACRSTHPLLLKRRPQPSHLLEYPWIAPPPGSPLLADLRALLLSFGATELKIRYSGGSLMGVINYLKAADALTVMPHSVVFAQRKEKAITALPITIPHPERALAILKRTDAPRSPAVDHFAGFIRTGFESLRHLIKRHEEAVIWGQ
- a CDS encoding maleylacetate reductase, with the translated sequence MSRAFSFVGSPARIVFGVGSKAAVGEWIAKSGCRRALVLSTPHQKADAEALALEIGELGCGVFAGAAMHTPVDVTDAAMKVVTETGADCVVSLGGGSTTGLGKAIAYRTDILQIVVPTTYAGSEVTPILGQTEGGRKTTVRDAKILPEIVIYDPALTYGLPVSMSITSGLNAMAHAVEGLYAQDRNPISTLMALEGLRAFARSLPVIIKSPGDEEARSDALYGAWLCGTVLGTVGMALHHKICHTLGGSFDTPHAETHAVMLPHTAAFNAIAAEPELAGAAEIFEGSIGGGLWDFARAIGAPLSLKEFGLTEADLDRAASIAVENPYWNPRPIGRDSIRMLLQDAWEGRRPAN